The stretch of DNA AAATTATGCTGCTGGAGGCTAAAAACTTGAAAATATTAGCGGATGAGTTTCCGAAAATCTCATCCTCCAAGTTGAGCGGGGTGGTGCAAATGATGGACAGTTATAGTGAACAGAAGATCGAGCATTTTTTTAAAAAGTTTGTCGCGCTTGGAAAGCAAGAGGGGTATATACGGAAGGATCAAACTGAAGAAATGATGATGCGTTACTTCACGATGTTCCAGAATGAACTGCGCCGGTATTGGGAGGCATCGAATCAAGAATGGGCCCCCTGGAGTATGGATCAATTGATGGAGTTGTTCTTCTATGGGGTAGCTGGGCGGACACTGCCACAGGAGTAGAGAAAAAACGAATTCTTTTTTTGAGGAGATATTAGATACCTCGATATTACAGTCGTTTGTTCTAAGTTGAACATCGCTACAATTTCCAGAATAGCTTCGCAATTGATGTCCAATCCTCCGCAAGTTCGGGATTTGAAATTCATCAACGATACGGGAAACTGGAACACGGAACCAGCCTATCCCGATAGTTATTTTCTAGGTATAACTTACGAGTCCAAAATCAGAAACAAATGGGAACTGAATATTTGGTTTGTAAATGAGCCTTAAAAACAACCCGATTTGCAGCATATTCGTAGGATGCCTGATCGTCTTACTCCGGCAGCGATTGTCTCTGTTTTAAGCATTAAAACCGTTTGGTCCGTACGACCCGAGTATGGGAAGCAAGTAACAAGATTCGATATCTATACCGCTGTATTAGATAATAATGTACGTACACCTGACGAATTCAAGTAATGGCTGGAAAGCCGAAACAACCATTTCAAGTAAAAAATCCAAGAGTTTATTGCTTCTTTTTAATCTCGGCTCTTTTGCCCGTATTTAAGCGAATGTTGCCAGCTCTTTGGAATATTCGTAATCATGATCAATCCTATTCCGGACTATTACCCGTTT from Pueribacillus theae encodes:
- a CDS encoding TetR/AcrR family transcriptional regulator; amino-acid sequence: MNGYERRKQKKMEQIFGASIELFFKYGFQKVSVNEIADKAKVSPATIYNYFGTKEQLYTDSLINWMDKQLAQYEDILDSGLSFPEKTKEIMLLEAKNLKILADEFPKISSSKLSGVVQMMDSYSEQKIEHFFKKFVALGKQEGYIRKDQTEEMMMRYFTMFQNELRRYWEASNQEWAPWSMDQLMELFFYGVAGRTLPQE